From the genome of Bos indicus x Bos taurus breed Angus x Brahman F1 hybrid chromosome 14, Bos_hybrid_MaternalHap_v2.0, whole genome shotgun sequence, one region includes:
- the RHPN1 gene encoding rhophilin-1 isoform X1, whose translation MVPEDRSDGPGAGEESARLQAAGTVRKGCDLSTDSLHGRLQSRRARIHQQIDRELRMRTGAENLYRATSNARVRETVALELSDVNSSLQLLKEELAGLDSSGDMGQPESEGVTAPMIPLGLKETKPLDWAPPLKELICRHFGEDGASYEAEIRELEDLRQATRTPSRSKAGLELLTAYYNQLCFLEARFVTPARSLGLLFHWYDSLTGLPAQQRALAFEKGSVLFNIGALHTQIGARQNRSCPEGIGRAVEAFQRAAGAFSLLRENFSHAPSPDMSPASLSMLEQLMRAQAQECVFEGLLLQAPRAAHDCLAQLRLAQEAAQQVAAEYRLVHRTMAQPPVRGYAPFPWITLVHVKAEHFHALAHYHAALGLCDGASVAESELPVLEKVFLSSAEARGPALPQERKERSKLGKAHLRRALLGQEAALQLHAVCRALRREDLLQAVLARALQRSLAKYSELDLEDDFHEATEAPDIQPKTQQRPEGRTPSFSRVKVADIFHRLGPLSVFSAKNHWRLVGPVHLSRGEGGFGFTLRGDSPVLIAAVVPGGRAAEAGLKEGDYIVSVNGQPCRWWKHAEVVAQLKGVGDEGVSLQVVTLLPAAELPVSGDRRPALGGLLRSQKECGQETPVPSRGSPRPRPLLGWNRKANRGKTGRRLSPAPQP comes from the exons AGCCACCAGCAACGCCCGCGTCAGGGAGACTGTGGCCCTGGAACTGAGCGACGTCAACTCCAGCCTGCAGCTGCTGAAGGAGGAGCTGGCGGGGCTCGACAGCAGCGGGGACATGGGCCAGcctgagag CGAAGGCGTCACTGCCCCCATGATTCCCCTGGGGCTGAAGGAGACCAAGCCCCTGGACTGGGCGCCCCCCCTGAAG GAGCTGATCTGCAGGCACTTTGGGGAGGATGGAGCTTCCTACGAGGCTGAGATCAGGGAGCTGGAGGACCTGCGGCAG GCCACGCGGACCCCCAGCCGGAGCAAGGCCGGCCTGGAGCTGCTCACGGCCTATTACAACCAGCTCTGCTTCCTGGAGGCACGCTTTGTCACCCCTGCCCGGAGCCTCGGGCTGCTCTTCCACTG GTACGACTCACTGACAGGGCTTCCAGCCCAGCAGCGGGCCCTGGCCTTCGAGAAGGGAAGCGTGCTGTTCAACATCGGTGCCCTGCACACCCAGATCGGGGCTCGTCAGAACCGCTCTTGCCCCGAGGGCATCGGCCGTGCCGTGGAGGCTTTTCAGAGGGCTGCCG GGGCCTTCAGCCTCCTGAGGGAGAACTTCTCCCATGCACCCAGCCCGGACATGAGCCCCGCCTCACTCTCCATGCTGGAGCAGCTCATGCGCGCCCAGGCCCAGGAGTGTGTCTTCGAGGGCCTCTTGCTGCAGGCCCCCAGGGCCGCCCACGACTGCCTGGCCCAGCTGCGCCTCGCCCAGGAGGCGGCccag CAGGTGGCGGCCGAGTACCGGCTGGTGCATCGGACCATGGCCCAGCCTCCCGTCCGGGGCTACGCGCCCTTCCCCTGGATCACCCTGGTGCACGTGAAGGCGGAGCACTTCCACGCCCTGGCCCACTACCACGCGGCCCTGGGCCTGTGTGACGGCGCCT CGGTGGCCGAGTCGGAGCTCCCTGTCCTCGAGAAGGTGTTCCTGTCCTCGGCTGAGGCCCGGGGCCCGGCGCTGCCCCAGGAGCGCAAGGAACGCAGCAAGCTGG GCAAGGCCCACCTGAGGCGGGCCCTCCTGGGGCAGGAGGCGGCGCTGCAGCTGCACGCCGTGTGCCGGGCCCTGCGCCGGGAGGACCTGCTGCAGGCCGTGCTGGCCCGGGCACTGCAGCGCTCTCTGGCCAAGTACTCGGAGCTCGACCTGGAGGACGACTTCCATGAGGCCACCGAGGCCCCTGACATCCAGC CTAAGACGCAGCAGAGGCCAGAGGGCAGGACACCCAGCTTCTCCCGGGTGAAGGTAGCTGATATCTTCCACCGCCTG GGGCCCCTGTCCGTCTTCTCAGCCAAGAACCACTGGCGGCTGGTGGGGCCTGTTCACCTGTCTCGAGGAGAGGGAGGCTTCGGCTTCACGCTGCGGGGAGACTCGCCTGTTCTCATTGCTGCCGTCGTTCCGGGGGGCCGGGCTGCG GAGGCTGGCCTGAAGGAGGGTGACTACATCGTGTCGGTGAACGGGCAGCCATGCAGGTGGTGGAAGCACGCGGAGGTGGTGGCCCAGCTGAAGGGCGTGGGTGACGAGGGCGTGAGCCTGCAGGTGGTCACGCTGCTGCCTGCTGCCGAGCTGCCCGTCTCG GGGGACCGCCGGCCAGCCCTTGGGGGGCTTCTGAGGAGCCAGAAGGAGTGTGGCCAGGAGACACCAGTGCCCTCACGAGGCAGCCCGAGGCCCAGGCCCCTCCTCGGCTGGAACCGCAAGGCCAACAGGGGCAAGACTGGAAGGAGACTGTCCCCAGCCCCACAGCCCTGA
- the RHPN1 gene encoding rhophilin-1 isoform X2: protein MVPEDRSDGPGAGEESARLQAAGTVRKGCDLSTDSLHGRLQSRRARIHQQIDRELRMRTGAENLYRATSNARVRETVALELSDVNSSLQLLKEELAGLDSSGDMGQPESEGVTAPMIPLGLKETKPLDWAPPLKELICRHFGEDGASYEAEIRELEDLRQATRTPSRSKAGLELLTAYYNQLCFLEARFVTPARSLGLLFHWYDSLTGLPAQQRALAFEKGSVLFNIGALHTQIGARQNRSCPEGIGRAVEAFQRAAGAFSLLRENFSHAPSPDMSPASLSMLEQLMRAQAQECVFEGLLLQAPRAAHDCLAQLRLAQEAAQVAAEYRLVHRTMAQPPVRGYAPFPWITLVHVKAEHFHALAHYHAALGLCDGASVAESELPVLEKVFLSSAEARGPALPQERKERSKLGKAHLRRALLGQEAALQLHAVCRALRREDLLQAVLARALQRSLAKYSELDLEDDFHEATEAPDIQPKTQQRPEGRTPSFSRVKVADIFHRLGPLSVFSAKNHWRLVGPVHLSRGEGGFGFTLRGDSPVLIAAVVPGGRAAEAGLKEGDYIVSVNGQPCRWWKHAEVVAQLKGVGDEGVSLQVVTLLPAAELPVSGDRRPALGGLLRSQKECGQETPVPSRGSPRPRPLLGWNRKANRGKTGRRLSPAPQP from the exons AGCCACCAGCAACGCCCGCGTCAGGGAGACTGTGGCCCTGGAACTGAGCGACGTCAACTCCAGCCTGCAGCTGCTGAAGGAGGAGCTGGCGGGGCTCGACAGCAGCGGGGACATGGGCCAGcctgagag CGAAGGCGTCACTGCCCCCATGATTCCCCTGGGGCTGAAGGAGACCAAGCCCCTGGACTGGGCGCCCCCCCTGAAG GAGCTGATCTGCAGGCACTTTGGGGAGGATGGAGCTTCCTACGAGGCTGAGATCAGGGAGCTGGAGGACCTGCGGCAG GCCACGCGGACCCCCAGCCGGAGCAAGGCCGGCCTGGAGCTGCTCACGGCCTATTACAACCAGCTCTGCTTCCTGGAGGCACGCTTTGTCACCCCTGCCCGGAGCCTCGGGCTGCTCTTCCACTG GTACGACTCACTGACAGGGCTTCCAGCCCAGCAGCGGGCCCTGGCCTTCGAGAAGGGAAGCGTGCTGTTCAACATCGGTGCCCTGCACACCCAGATCGGGGCTCGTCAGAACCGCTCTTGCCCCGAGGGCATCGGCCGTGCCGTGGAGGCTTTTCAGAGGGCTGCCG GGGCCTTCAGCCTCCTGAGGGAGAACTTCTCCCATGCACCCAGCCCGGACATGAGCCCCGCCTCACTCTCCATGCTGGAGCAGCTCATGCGCGCCCAGGCCCAGGAGTGTGTCTTCGAGGGCCTCTTGCTGCAGGCCCCCAGGGCCGCCCACGACTGCCTGGCCCAGCTGCGCCTCGCCCAGGAGGCGGCccag GTGGCGGCCGAGTACCGGCTGGTGCATCGGACCATGGCCCAGCCTCCCGTCCGGGGCTACGCGCCCTTCCCCTGGATCACCCTGGTGCACGTGAAGGCGGAGCACTTCCACGCCCTGGCCCACTACCACGCGGCCCTGGGCCTGTGTGACGGCGCCT CGGTGGCCGAGTCGGAGCTCCCTGTCCTCGAGAAGGTGTTCCTGTCCTCGGCTGAGGCCCGGGGCCCGGCGCTGCCCCAGGAGCGCAAGGAACGCAGCAAGCTGG GCAAGGCCCACCTGAGGCGGGCCCTCCTGGGGCAGGAGGCGGCGCTGCAGCTGCACGCCGTGTGCCGGGCCCTGCGCCGGGAGGACCTGCTGCAGGCCGTGCTGGCCCGGGCACTGCAGCGCTCTCTGGCCAAGTACTCGGAGCTCGACCTGGAGGACGACTTCCATGAGGCCACCGAGGCCCCTGACATCCAGC CTAAGACGCAGCAGAGGCCAGAGGGCAGGACACCCAGCTTCTCCCGGGTGAAGGTAGCTGATATCTTCCACCGCCTG GGGCCCCTGTCCGTCTTCTCAGCCAAGAACCACTGGCGGCTGGTGGGGCCTGTTCACCTGTCTCGAGGAGAGGGAGGCTTCGGCTTCACGCTGCGGGGAGACTCGCCTGTTCTCATTGCTGCCGTCGTTCCGGGGGGCCGGGCTGCG GAGGCTGGCCTGAAGGAGGGTGACTACATCGTGTCGGTGAACGGGCAGCCATGCAGGTGGTGGAAGCACGCGGAGGTGGTGGCCCAGCTGAAGGGCGTGGGTGACGAGGGCGTGAGCCTGCAGGTGGTCACGCTGCTGCCTGCTGCCGAGCTGCCCGTCTCG GGGGACCGCCGGCCAGCCCTTGGGGGGCTTCTGAGGAGCCAGAAGGAGTGTGGCCAGGAGACACCAGTGCCCTCACGAGGCAGCCCGAGGCCCAGGCCCCTCCTCGGCTGGAACCGCAAGGCCAACAGGGGCAAGACTGGAAGGAGACTGTCCCCAGCCCCACAGCCCTGA